The Linepithema humile isolate Giens D197 chromosome 2, Lhum_UNIL_v1.0, whole genome shotgun sequence genome has a segment encoding these proteins:
- the LOC105667851 gene encoding zinc finger protein Xfin-like isoform X5 → MATISTTTTTTTTTTTTTTTTTTSSSTTSTSTPTSTSALGATMKSAMAMTEHRKSYNQLCRLCASFDAVRMDIFGEEGKNRQLVQKIQACLPFKIEEDDSLPNVVCYRCMFNLENFYDFRTACIHAAAWLQKNKPKTEGASDDGANDSAQCGKVHAELLKEKENMPILIPEAPVVNPNAALGTPPRLNSDGEADPEIEEILDTSEVVDDSEDRRSEYEYEMDMETNPSDFLEMTPMVTEDNEEECGTSNPSAATTQDAAAVFPHISQQHEVYVCSLCNKAFSSKGHLSLHARIHVGEGDVIGERVITDDHTSYQRPYQCDLCHKSYSTAKHRWGHVSTTHRGHPAVTCAYCSRIYSTRYNLDEHIKSRHAGLPPPPELSVSFSRTETRYQCQIAQCSMVFTDLADFNAHRQICVEEQRTDLLGQVEAQSNKNLVDTSDVTSLDSDDDNKDFRSAEAKLAKNPQLTILKQALTKGDSLKRNYDDDGSITSSKPRKIVKTEGSETNSQKRWYCDFCSQNFTSVDSLKEHEVIHEAEKPYICLLCKRDFMLKTSLSKHILTLHGVDPAPFVESDKCLKTAIMSQSWNDQIDVSVYDQSEMKESPEFPPSPEINVQNNIVYDDKDLKNNDDNVEIETVFICEVCSRDFSDRASLWLHIRATHKDLAAFACGVCLKICSDNAQLQNHVNMYHGVSQRSISEQRRYSCTICGRQHDSRKKLIAHVSIHNIDPGYDPATFVQLNSNYYNENLNGIEGNEQLLQDMDGEEDEKVDCCICYKSFPNEDHLIRHQRNAHKSEQIVSIGDAAGSGNALSVNGNSNRTQMHLFFMCEVCGTSHSSKWERWLHINNMHSNEPSIKCEWENCGKIFATKTLRNDHIQHHLVQGPSPNTCEICGKLWATRVDYWKHVMGVHADTVPLICGVCLKVFSDVIQLSTHVRTKHWPLTNGDFSCDICGRPYSNKSKMSRHRKIHGLEAAVGADTACDNSSLNETTNESVRPDHNGAVEIELNCELCPDLAFSNLESLCNHRRTIHRLFPCDLCIKCYGRTSHLWKHVNRVHKGHADVTCPYCSKTSASREHLAAHIAKIHKPDKDSQNFVTSKSLSMEDGVMHYCEKCHKGFHKRYLLRRHMKGCQNYRKDPSALLTRCRACERIFKDRASLQKHIENHHSTYTCHLCNETITSKLGIMTHNRVKHMDHPDLTCEHPNCKKLFRTKEDLESHRKDHKYHTNPDVCDYCGDTVENKLKLKMHVLSLHRNEIGVSCGVCLIPMKDPKELKKHVETEHSSVLSNPNTCQVCGKQYASKWKAFDHTKKCHGKVFLTCKQCLAVFTEESEIRDHYEHMHNVPKDQLAVFEYRMDISVKREGYDTPDIIVKEEPDDLEYDEEMGDDSLSDSRKRKRSPNDTYDCEMCPEIFLNLETLAKHYQNVHNTDPVRMFKKFRKDGDGKRKMRNRNNFECKNCKKHFTTKTLYWNHTSVCTRRNSVGRYDIPNNIPTSILESHLKNNNQIQREEPMPLANESNLNIPDFNLFEDINLQLSAQKPVPNLMPLSQMKPSNGKCSRKDSRKVYDESTNTECTCEVCGKQWPAKKHLWQHLIRFHRAEAAVTCGVCLKLCKSYEDLADHLKAEHAPVLSPEGNNFTCKTCGRYHNARSKLLLHMSIHIGNFRCQRCEQGFASEEKLIEHAAICSCKSEFVDHAAADEDNVKNENDEKGSLIADETSVIGEAEEADFESEGEASRSIHEEDSNSEEDNSENSDDSDSNSNSNSNSSSSEDEDEEEGEEENGNESGTRTSSRASNNTVSCNSESDSESDTDEAEVHAIKEEVPQMSSINRFRIHGEDVQENSPMEENVEDDVETVVTGAEQAKQSNLNNLLISGTSANANKFEAAHHEESIKMEVSVDLSEDSNNEEEENDENEEEEEEEEEEEEAEAEAEAEAEAEVEVEEAEEEEEEEEEQNEIKIESEEEGESEGEGEGEGEVDSDAEDEGEAEEEEEEEDGEEDDEGPPVLSPIMPLLAENESEEHNSTRHKLSPMVPLSIDKIEKCEMIEIPNDAENADAPSNASNFFATNNNDLPVTWEDDLEGDDNANADDMNVKIDEFKKEYKVNEGDEFEEDSTNENVVDDGGDNQVHEIHNLDGTVLMVANDADGNQILIEQNMLDIDNEDSNAETTQYIYPENAYEIENEEEEEEEEEEDYATQNETDTMQMDEMQDGVSYVQEMSENDDSMEGEIEENSSDAQK, encoded by the exons ATAGAGGAAGATGATTCTCTGCCGAATGTCGTGTGTTATCGATGCATgtttaatttggaaaatttttatgactttAGAACTGCGTGCATTCACGCAGCTGCTTGGCTGCAAAAGAATAAGCCAAAAACAGAAGGC GCGAGCGATGACGGTGCAAATGATAGCGCGCAATGCGGCAAGGTGCACGCGGAGCTTCTCAAGGAGAAGGAAAACATGCCAATACTTATCCCAGAGGCGCCAGTGGTCAATCCCAATGCGGCATTAGGTACACCGCCGAGATTAAATTCCGACGGCGAAGCGGATCCCGAGATAGAGGAGATTCTCGATACAAGTGAAG TAGTGGACGATTCGGAAGACCGCCGATCGGAATATGAATACGAAATGGACATGGAGACGAATCCCAGCGACTTTTTGGAAATGACACCGATGGTAACCGAAGACAACGAGGAAGAGTGCGGCACGAGCAATCCGAGTGCCGCGACCACTCAGGACGCCGCCGCCGTCTTTCCGCATATATCACAGCAACACGAAGTCTACGTCTGCTCTTTGTGCAACAAGGCGTTTAGCTCCAAGGGTCACTTGTCTTTGCATGCGAGGATTCACGTGGGTGAGGGTGACGTGATCGGCGAAAGAGTAATCACCGACGATCACACTTCGTATCAGCGGCCGTATCAATGCGATCTTTGTCATAAATCGTATTCTACTGCGAAGCATCGTTGGGGACACGTTTCCACAACTCATCG GGGACATCCTGCTGTGACTTGTGCGTATTGCTCGCGCATTTACTCAACACGATACAATCTCGACGAGCACATAAAGTCACGACACGCTGGTCTACCACCGCCGCCAGAGTTATCGGTTTCCTTTTCTCGCACAGAGACTCGTTATCAGTGCCAAATAGCACAGTGTTCAATGGTTTTTACGGATTTAGCAGATTTTAACGCGCACCGTCAGATATGCGTCGAGGAGCAACGCACTGATTTGTTGGGACAAGTTGAAGCACAGAGCAACAAGAATTTGGTCGATACGTCTGATGTTACGAGTTTAGACTCGGACGACGATAATAAAGACTTTAGGAGTGCCGAAGCTAAACTGGCGAAAAATCCACAGTTGACTATATTGAAACAAGCACTGACTAAAGGAGACAGTTTGAAGCGCAATTATGATGATGATGGTTCAATAACCAGTTCTAAGCCGAGGAAAATAGTTAAAACag AAGGTAGCGAAACAAATTCCCAGAAGAGATGGTATTGCGATTTTTGTTCGCAAAATTTCACGTCAGTCGACAGTTTGAAAGAGCACGAGGTTATACACGAAGCCGAGAAACCGTATATATGTTTGCTGTGCAAAAGAGATTTTATGTTGAAGACTTCCTTGAGCAAGCACATTTTAACGTTACACGGCGTCGATCCTGCTCCTTTCGTTGAAAGCGACAAGTGTCTAAAGACGGCCATAATGTCGCAGAGTTGGAACGACCAGATAGATGTTAGTGTTTATGACCAAAGCGAAATGAAGGAATCACCGGAATTCCCACCGTCACCCGAG ATAAATGTGCAGAACAACATTGTCTATGACGACAAAGACTTGAAGAACAACGATGACAATGTAGAAATCGAAACAGTATTTATATGCGAGGTTTGCTCGAGGGACTTTAGTGATCGAGCGTCGTTATGGTtgcacatacgagcaacacaCAAGGATCTTGCTGCATTTGCTTGCGGTGTGTGTTTAAAGATTTGTTCTGATAACGCACAACTGCAGAATCATGTCAATATGTACCATGGGGTATCTCAGCGTTCAATATCGGAGCAAAGGAG GTACAGTTGCACGATATGCGGTAGACAGCATGACTCGAGAAAGAAGCTAATCGCCCACGTCTCTATACACAATATCGATCCTGGATATGATCCTGCAActtttgtacaattaaatagtaattacTACAATGAGAATTTAAATGGTATCGAAGGAAACGAACAATTATTACAAGATATGGATGGAGAAGAAGACGAGAAAGTCGATTGCTGCATTTGTTACAAATCGTTTCCAAATGAGGATCATCTTATACGGCATCAGAGAAATGCTCACAAG TCTGAACAAATAGTTTCGATAGGGGACGCTGCTGGGAGCGGAAATGCGTTAAGTGTTAACGGCAACAGCAATAGGACgcaaatgcatttatttttcatgtgcGAAGTATGTGGCACTTCTCATTCCAGTAAATGGGAACGCTGGTTGCATATCAACAATATGCATAGTAACGAACCTTCGATTAAG TGCGAATGGGAGAACTGCGGGAAGATATTCGCGACGAAAACGTTGCGCAACGACCACATACAGCATCATCTGGTGCAAGGCCCGTCGCCGAATACCTGCGAAATATGCGGGAAACTGTGGGCCACCCGTGTCGATTACTGGAAACACGTGATGGGCGTGCACGCGGACACGGTACCTCTGATTTGCGGTGTTTGCTTGAAAGTATTCTCCGACGTGATACAGTTAAGTACGCACGTGAGAACGAAACACTGGCCCCTGACCAATGGTGACTTTAGCTGTGATATTTGCGGTCGGCCGTATTCTAACAAGTCGAAGATGTCGCGGCACAGGAAGATCCACGGTTTGGAGGCGGCGGTAGGGGCGGACACTGCCTGTGATAATAGCAGCCTCAACGAGACGACCAACGAATCGGTCAGACCGGATCACAACGGCGCCGTGGAAATCGAATTGAACTGCGAGCTCTGTCCCGATCTGGCGTTTTCCAATCTGGAGAGTTTATGCAATCACCGACGGACGATACACCGTCTCTTCCCATGCGATCTGTGCATCAAGTGTTACGGCAGAACGTCGCATTTGTGGAAACATGTGAACAGAGTGCACAAGGGTCACGCGGACGTGACTTGCCCGTACTGCTCGAAGACAAGCGCGTCGCGGGAACATCTGGCAGCGCATATCGCGAAGATTCACAAGCCCGATAAAGACAGTCAGAACTTCGTCACTTCGAAATCTTTAAGCATGGAGGACGGCGTCATGCATTACTGCGAGAAGTGTCATAAGGGATTCCACAAGCGTTACCTGCTTCGCCGTCACATGAAAGGCTGCCAAAACTACCGCAAAGATCCCAGCGCGCTGTTGACGCGCTGCCGCGCCTGCGAGAGAATATTCAAGGACCGTGCGAGTCTGCAGAAGCACATCGAAAATCACCACAGCACGTACACGTGTCATTTGTGCAACGAAACAATCACCTCGAAACTGGGCATCATGACGCACAACCGCGTCAAGCACATGGATCATCCGGACTTGACGTGCGAGCACCCGAACTGTAAGAAACTCTTCCGCACGAAGGAGGATCTGGAATCCCATCGAAAGGACCACAAGTATCACACCAATCCGGACGTGTGTGACTATTGCGGCGACACCGTGGAAAACAAGCTGAAACTGAAGATGCACGTTCTGTCGCTGCATCGAAACGAGATTGGCGTATCTTGTGGCGTCTGCCTCATTCCCATGAAGGATCCCAAGGAACTGAAGAAGCACGTCGAAACGGAGCACAGCAGCGTACTTTCCAATCCGAACACGTGTCAGGTGTGCGGCAAGCAATATGCGTCCAAGTGGAAGGCGTTTGACCACACGAAGAAGTGCCACggaaaagtttttctcacgtGCAAACAGTGTCTCGCGGTCTTCACGGAGGAGAGCGAGATACGCGACCACTACGAGCATATGCACAATGTTCCGAAGGACCAATTAGCCGTTTTCGAATATAGGATGGATATAAGTGTGAAGAGAGAAGGTTACGACACACCCGACATCATCGTGAAGGAGGAACCGGACGATTTGGAGTACGACGAGGAGATGGGCGACGACAGCTTGAGCGATTCTCGCAAACGCAAACGGTCGCCGAATGACACGTACGATTGCGAGATGTGTCCCGAGATCTTCCTCAATCTCGAGACCCTCGCCAAGCATTATCAGAACGTGCACAACACCGATCCCGTTCGTATGTTCAAGAAATTCAGAAAGGACGGCGACGGCAAGCGCAAGATGAGGAACAGAAACAACTTCGAGTGCAAGAATTGCAAGAAGCATTTCACCACCAAGACTCTCTACTGGAATCACACCAGCGTGTGCACGCGGCGAAACTCGGTCGGCAGATACGACATTCCGAACAACATCCCGACGTCGATTCTGGAGTCTCATCTGAAGAACAATAATCAGATTCAGCGAGAGGAACCGATGCCGCTGGCGAACGAGTCCAACTTGAACATTCCCGATTTCAATCTATTCGAGGACATCAATTTGCAACTTTCGGCGCAGAAACCCGTGCCGAATCTCATGCCGTTGTCGCAGATGAAGCCGAGCAACGGCAAGTGTTCGAGAAAGGACTCGCGCAAGGTGTACGACGAGTCGACCAACACCGAGTGCACGTGCGAGGTTTGCGGCAAACAGTGGCCTGCTAAGAAACATCTGTGGCAGCACTTGATTCGCTTCCATCGCGCAGAAGCCGCCGTCACATGCGGCGTATGTTTGAAGCTGTGCAAATCCTACGAAGATTTGGCTGATCACCTGAAGGCCGAGCACGCCCCCGTTTTGTCGCCAGAAGGTAACAACTTCACCTGTAAGACGTGCGGCAGGTATCACAACGCGAGAAGTAAATTGCTGCTTCACATGAGCATCCACATCGGGAATTTCCGGTGTCAGAGATGCGAGCAAGGTTTCGCCAGCGAAGAGAAGCTTATCGAGCACGCGGCGATCTGCAGCTGCAAATCGGAGTTCGTGGATCACGCCGCTGCGGACGAGGATAACGTGAAAAACGAGAACGACGAAAAGGGCAGCCTGATCGCCGACGAGACGTCGGTCATCGGCGAGGCGGAGGAAGCGGACTTCGAATCGGAAGGTGAAGCGAGCAGGAGCATCCACGAAGAAGACAGCAATAGTGAGGAGGACAACTCGGAAAATAGCGATGACTCTGACAGTAATAGTAATAGCAATAGTAATAGCAGCTCGAGCGAGGACGAggacgaagaagaaggagagGAGGAAAACGGGAACGAGTCTGGCACGAGGACCAGCAGTAGAGCGAGCAATAATACTGTGTCGTGTAATTCCGAAAGTGACAGCGAATCGGACACGGACGAAGCGGAGGTGCATGCGATTAAAGAAGAAGTGCCGCAAATGAGTAGCATCAATAGGTTCAGAATACACGGCGAAGACGTTCAAGAGAATTCGCCGATGGAAGAAAACGTTGAGGACGATGTGGAAACCGTAGTGACGGGTGCAGAACAAGCTAAACAAAGTAACTTGAATAATCTATTGATTTCCGGCACTTCCGCAAACGCTAACAAATTTGAGGCAGCGCATCACGAAGAATCGATTAAAATGGAGGTGAGCGTGGACTTATCTGAGGACAGCAACaatgaagaagaagagaatGATGAAAatgaggaagaggaggaggaagaggaagaggaagaggaagcgGAAGCGGAAGCAGAAGCAGAAGCAGAAGCAGAAGTAGAAGTAGAAGAagcagaagaagaagaggaagaagaagaagaacagAACGAGATCAAGATTGAAAGTGAGGAAGAAGGTGAGAGCGAGGGTGAGGGCGAGGGTGAAGGCGAAGTCGATAGCGACGCCGAGGACGAAGGCGAAgcagaggaagaggaagaggaagaagatgGTGAGGAGGATGACGAAGGACCGCCCGTCTTGAGCCCAATAATGCCCTTGTTAGCGGAAAACGAATCTGAAGAGCACAACAGCACAAGGCACAAGCTAAGTCCGATGGTTCCGCTGAGTATCGACAAAATAGAGAAGTGCGAGATGATAGAGATACCAAACGACGCCGAGAATGCGGACGCTCCGTCGAACGCGTCCAACTTCTTCGCGACTAACAACAACGACTTACCTGTGACGTGGGAGGACGACTTGGAAGGGGATGACAATGCCAATGCCGACGACATGAACGTGAAAATCGACGAATTCAAGAAGGAGTACAAAGTGAACGAGGGCGATGAGTTCGAGGAGGATTCTACGAATGAGAATGTAGTGGACGACGGTGGAGACAATCAAGTGCACGAGATACATAATCTGGACGGGACTGTGTTGATGGTGGCTAATGATGCGGACGGTAATCAGATCTTGATAGAACAAAACATGCTAGACATCGATAACGAAGACTCTAACGCCGAGACGACGCAGTATATTTACCCGGAGAACGCTTACGAGATCGAGAatgaggaagaggaggaggaagaggaggaggaagattATGCGACGCAAAATGAAACCGACACTATGCAGATGGACGAGATGCAAGATGGTGTGTCTTACGTTCAAGAGATGTCCGAGAACGACGACAGTATGGAGGGTGAAATCGAAGAGAACAGTAGTGATGCACAGAAGTAG